In Sedimentibacter sp. MB31-C6, one genomic interval encodes:
- a CDS encoding ABC transporter ATP-binding protein: protein MDNIININKLNKIYKNGSVEVHALKNVNLEIKRGEFIAIMGHSGSGKSTLMNILGCLDKPTDGEYLLEGIDISKKNPDELSFIRNKKIGFVFQAFNLIPRTNVLKNVELPMIYAKTKPPQRKNRALELLEKVGLSDRITHLPNELSGGQKQRVAIARALANNPPIILADEPTGNLDTKSSEEIMELFTNLHKEGTSVILVTHEVDIARYANRVIVFKDGNIVEDKMKEGVYNDLAREY from the coding sequence ATGGATAACATAATAAATATTAATAAATTAAACAAAATTTATAAAAATGGTTCTGTAGAAGTACATGCTTTAAAAAATGTAAATCTTGAAATAAAACGTGGAGAATTTATTGCAATTATGGGCCATTCTGGTTCTGGTAAATCTACTCTTATGAATATTCTAGGTTGCTTAGATAAACCAACAGATGGTGAATATCTGTTAGAAGGTATAGATATAAGTAAAAAAAATCCTGATGAATTATCATTTATTAGAAATAAAAAAATAGGTTTTGTATTTCAAGCTTTTAATCTAATACCAAGAACTAATGTGTTAAAAAATGTTGAGCTCCCCATGATATATGCAAAAACAAAACCGCCTCAAAGGAAAAACAGAGCATTGGAATTGTTAGAAAAGGTGGGTCTTAGTGATAGAATAACTCATCTGCCTAATGAATTATCTGGTGGTCAAAAACAAAGAGTAGCAATAGCTCGAGCTTTAGCTAATAATCCTCCAATTATTTTAGCAGATGAACCTACTGGTAATTTAGATACTAAATCCTCTGAAGAAATTATGGAGTTGTTTACAAATTTACATAAAGAAGGAACTAGTGTAATTTTAGTTACACATGAAGTTGATATTGCAAGATATGCTAATAGGGTTATAGTATTTAAAGATGGAAATATTGTAGAAGACAAAATGAAAGAAGGTGTCTATAATGATTTGGCTAGAGAATATTAA
- a CDS encoding efflux RND transporter periplasmic adaptor subunit — MKKIFTRKKLIIVLLIFIVAVSVFLVFNKNTKEPVFNANIMSLETKTIEQIISVKSTLDGIEKAEVVSPLNYEIVDIKVKEGDIVSKDQVLAVLDSEELEKDISEVESQIELMNLEQQEKLQSKQIEYDKALLQLKELEKSYNQNQILFENEIITEEAFKDIESELNTAKKNIESYNVANGKIVSTPAEEKLIEIKKKELLQKKEDLEKVYVRSPIDGTVTRVNVFLGRYANDTENEKAMFIIENLEQLQMKVYISEYDIGKIKKGQEVEIYSDILGQDFVNGTVARISPTAEQKENNSMERVIPVLIEVLEKPDELIAGVLATAKIKVDKSEDVLTVPSGALIQESDSAFKVFVINSDNTIKSISVEIGLETDLETEIYSSELTEGMKVIINPDNTYVDGMTVTPNEIGME; from the coding sequence ATGAAAAAAATATTTACACGTAAAAAATTAATAATTGTTTTACTAATTTTTATTGTTGCTGTTTCTGTATTTTTGGTGTTTAACAAAAATACGAAAGAACCAGTTTTCAATGCAAATATTATGTCTTTAGAAACTAAAACAATAGAACAGATTATTTCTGTAAAGTCTACATTAGATGGTATTGAAAAAGCCGAGGTTGTTTCTCCATTGAATTATGAAATTGTAGATATTAAAGTTAAAGAAGGAGATATTGTATCGAAAGATCAAGTTTTAGCTGTATTGGATAGTGAGGAACTTGAAAAAGACATTTCTGAAGTGGAAAGTCAAATAGAGTTAATGAATTTAGAACAACAAGAAAAGTTACAATCAAAGCAAATCGAGTATGATAAAGCTCTTTTGCAACTCAAAGAATTAGAAAAAAGTTATAATCAAAATCAAATATTATTTGAAAATGAAATTATAACAGAGGAAGCATTTAAAGATATAGAAAGTGAATTAAATACAGCAAAAAAAAATATTGAAAGCTACAATGTTGCAAATGGTAAAATTGTTTCAACACCTGCTGAAGAAAAACTTATTGAAATAAAGAAAAAAGAACTATTACAAAAAAAGGAAGATTTAGAAAAAGTTTATGTAAGAAGTCCTATAGACGGCACAGTTACAAGAGTAAATGTATTTTTAGGTAGATATGCCAATGATACAGAAAACGAGAAAGCAATGTTTATTATTGAGAATTTAGAACAGCTTCAAATGAAAGTTTATATAAGTGAATATGATATAGGGAAAATTAAGAAAGGACAGGAAGTCGAAATATATTCTGATATTTTAGGGCAAGATTTTGTAAATGGAACTGTGGCAAGAATATCACCTACAGCTGAACAAAAAGAAAATAATTCTATGGAAAGAGTTATACCTGTTTTAATCGAAGTATTGGAAAAACCAGATGAACTTATAGCAGGAGTTTTAGCTACTGCTAAAATTAAAGTAGATAAGTCTGAAGATGTTTTAACAGTTCCGTCAGGTGCATTAATACAGGAAAGTGACTCTGCTTTTAAAGTTTTTGTTATAAATAGTGACAATACAATTAAATCAATATCTGTTGAAATTGGTCTAGAAACTGATTTAGAGACAGAAATTTATAGTTCTGAGCTGACCGAAGGGATGAAAGTTATAATAAATCCTGATAATACATATGTGGATGGAATGACAGTTACTCCCAATGAAATAGGAATGGAGTAG
- a CDS encoding SIMPL domain-containing protein encodes MTKAFSDVHNTHNGKTMTLTGHGKVTTAPNIAIIRLGVQTTGENLVEIQSENAQIVQRILQVLQQIGVTDVKTFQYTINKIYDYDEGRQIDRGYSVRNVLEIKTSNLNQVGNIIDASVNSGANIVDLISFDVSNSDFYYQQALNLAIKNAIQKAKSILNNLGIKAEPIPINIIETSSLPPQPFQREFVSTPIVPGNIQTEAFVTVEFVY; translated from the coding sequence ATGACTAAAGCTTTTTCTGATGTACATAACACTCATAATGGTAAAACCATGACTTTAACAGGACATGGTAAAGTTACTACTGCACCTAATATTGCGATTATTCGTCTAGGTGTACAAACAACAGGTGAAAACCTAGTTGAAATCCAATCTGAAAATGCTCAAATAGTACAAAGAATACTACAGGTTCTTCAACAAATTGGTGTCACAGATGTTAAAACTTTTCAATATACAATTAATAAAATTTATGACTATGACGAAGGAAGGCAAATAGACAGAGGTTATTCTGTTAGAAATGTTCTTGAAATAAAAACTAGTAATTTAAATCAAGTTGGAAATATTATTGATGCATCTGTAAATTCAGGAGCCAACATTGTTGACCTTATTTCATTTGATGTTTCTAATAGCGACTTTTATTATCAACAAGCACTAAATCTGGCTATAAAAAATGCTATTCAAAAAGCTAAGTCAATATTAAATAATTTAGGAATTAAAGCAGAACCAATACCTATTAATATTATTGAAACCAGTTCTTTACCTCCACAACCATTTCAACGTGAATTTGTTTCAACTCCAATTGTACCAGGAAATATACAGACAGAGGCGTTTGTAACAGTGGAATTTGTTTATTAA
- the mobB gene encoding molybdopterin-guanine dinucleotide biosynthesis protein B: MSKVVISVVAKSGSGKTTLLEKVIRILKEKNIKLAVIKHDAHSFEMDKPGKDTWRHAQAGADIIAISSPEKFAMIEKREKELTLDEIVDRIEGVDLIITEGFKRQNKPKIEVFRSTAHSTLLCEPNELIAIASDISWDIGIPCYHIDDAEGIANEIINFMEKQK, encoded by the coding sequence ATGAGTAAAGTAGTAATATCTGTTGTTGCTAAATCTGGTTCCGGAAAAACAACACTGTTAGAAAAGGTAATAAGGATTTTAAAGGAAAAGAATATTAAATTAGCTGTTATAAAGCATGATGCCCATAGCTTTGAAATGGATAAACCGGGCAAGGATACCTGGAGACATGCACAGGCAGGAGCAGATATAATAGCAATTTCTTCTCCTGAAAAATTTGCAATGATTGAAAAAAGAGAAAAAGAATTAACCTTAGATGAAATTGTTGATAGAATTGAAGGCGTGGATTTAATAATTACAGAAGGCTTTAAAAGACAAAATAAGCCAAAAATAGAAGTTTTCCGCTCAACAGCCCATAGCACTCTATTATGTGAACCGAACGAATTAATTGCAATTGCCAGCGACATCTCCTGGGACATAGGTATTCCATGCTACCATATAGATGACGCAGAAGGAATTGCAAATGAAATAATTAATTTTATGGAAAAACAGAAATAA
- a CDS encoding NTP transferase domain-containing protein encodes MSYNVTGILLAGGKSSRMGKDKALIKYGDETFMSNSLKKLNKLFDEVIVVADNVEKYHIENVKIIKDIYPGMGPMGGIHAALKAAKNDWLFVIPCDMPMWEVFLVEEMLKHRLDNDIVVPLINDHMEPLFALYKKTCIPGIEQCLNNNIIKVIELYSLVKTNYLDLEKLYHEFNQCTKSFFNINTPEDLYNMVKINGLKTNVEIEQALKLLLSKTKVTNKTEIIHINNSLGRVLSENIYAPQNLPESQRSSVDGYIICDEDINDVMLNGFLKLAVTDKVPAGSIPVNSLSRGNSQSVMTGAVLPLNSAGVIMHEHVERENSSIIVRGNIKKGQNIIEAGSDVKKGDIVASKGEIISPELLSILSFNGISFIPVYWVIKASIISTGSELILPGEKYNTAKTYNSNMYFADSILKNLGVETVMGGIAPDNAAKLSEKLSEAMKESDIVISFGGAFSGEYDLIEQSLLMLGAKILFSGIAVKPGKSFIAAKKDEKLFLCLSGSPGSAFNNVHLVVKPVIKKLMGISNFMPAKLEIKIPDDYANKKSYRRILQGRLHLEKGELQFKIFEGKSIFDVLKKTNILIDLPSKAYFKADDLINVYYIEED; translated from the coding sequence ATGTCTTATAATGTTACAGGTATATTATTAGCAGGTGGTAAAAGTTCTCGTATGGGAAAGGACAAGGCTCTCATTAAGTACGGAGATGAGACATTTATGTCAAATTCTCTCAAGAAGCTTAACAAACTATTTGATGAGGTAATTGTTGTAGCAGATAATGTTGAAAAATATCATATAGAGAATGTGAAAATTATAAAAGACATTTATCCGGGAATGGGACCTATGGGTGGAATTCATGCAGCTCTTAAGGCAGCAAAAAATGACTGGTTATTTGTAATACCTTGTGACATGCCAATGTGGGAAGTTTTTTTAGTAGAGGAAATGTTAAAGCATCGATTAGACAATGATATTGTAGTTCCTTTAATAAATGACCATATGGAGCCATTATTTGCCCTATATAAGAAAACTTGCATACCGGGTATTGAACAATGTTTAAACAACAATATAATAAAGGTAATAGAGTTATATTCCTTAGTTAAAACAAATTATTTGGACTTAGAAAAATTATATCATGAGTTTAATCAATGCACTAAAAGTTTTTTCAATATTAATACTCCTGAAGACTTATACAATATGGTTAAAATTAACGGTCTTAAAACAAATGTTGAAATAGAACAGGCACTTAAGCTACTTCTATCTAAAACAAAAGTTACAAATAAAACTGAAATAATCCATATAAACAATTCATTAGGGAGAGTACTGTCTGAAAACATATATGCTCCGCAAAATTTGCCTGAATCACAGCGTTCATCTGTGGACGGGTATATTATATGTGATGAAGATATAAATGATGTTATGCTAAATGGATTTTTGAAATTAGCTGTTACAGATAAGGTGCCAGCAGGTTCCATACCGGTGAATTCTTTATCAAGGGGCAATTCACAAAGTGTTATGACAGGAGCAGTATTGCCTTTAAATTCTGCCGGTGTAATAATGCATGAACATGTGGAAAGAGAAAATTCATCTATAATTGTAAGAGGAAATATAAAAAAAGGGCAAAATATAATTGAAGCCGGCAGTGATGTAAAGAAGGGCGATATAGTTGCTTCAAAAGGAGAAATAATAAGCCCTGAATTGCTAAGTATTCTATCGTTTAACGGAATTTCTTTTATCCCAGTTTATTGGGTTATTAAAGCTTCCATTATCAGTACCGGTTCAGAGTTAATTTTGCCGGGTGAAAAATACAATACAGCTAAAACATATAACAGTAACATGTATTTTGCAGACAGTATACTGAAAAATTTAGGTGTTGAAACTGTTATGGGAGGAATCGCACCTGACAATGCAGCAAAACTTTCTGAAAAGCTTTCAGAGGCTATGAAAGAGTCCGATATAGTAATAAGTTTCGGAGGAGCATTTTCTGGAGAATATGATTTGATAGAGCAAAGTCTTTTGATGCTGGGAGCCAAAATTTTATTTTCAGGGATTGCTGTAAAACCTGGAAAATCATTTATAGCTGCCAAAAAGGATGAAAAATTGTTCTTATGTTTATCAGGTAGTCCCGGCTCAGCATTTAACAACGTACACTTAGTTGTAAAGCCTGTAATAAAGAAGCTTATGGGAATAAGTAATTTCATGCCTGCTAAATTAGAAATAAAAATTCCTGATGATTATGCAAACAAAAAGTCTTACAGAAGAATTTTGCAAGGAAGACTGCATTTGGAAAAAGGAGAATTGCAATTTAAAATTTTTGAAGGAAAAAGTATTTTTGATGTATTGAAAAAAACAAATATATTAATTGATCTACCATCAAAGGCTTATTTTAAAGCTGATGATTTAATAAATGTATATTATATTGAGGAGGACTAA
- a CDS encoding ABC transporter substrate-binding protein — protein sequence MKKKILLLIILLITALLLVVGCNKKEEVKETENRTVVDMAGRSVEIPANVEKIYATGTLGTILIQTLAPESIAGLNSEMSEMELKYLGDTNKATPVLGSWKGTQYNGNIEEFLMVKPDVIINMGDVSEAYISDTEEIEKQTGIPVLMVDGSIDKTAEAYTFLGEILNKEDRAKKLSDYFTKTMSNVKGVINNIPEEKRVKVYYAMGPKGLETELRGTINSEIIEIAGGLNVASSNWKSESRRIQVSLEQVILENPDVVIISIDGDSNHQVYKDITNSSSWGVINAVNDGKVYEIPGIPYDWINRPPSVNRIIGIKWLANILYPDKYEIDVKQEIKDFFELYYLYDITDEEIEEILVNSKVN from the coding sequence ATGAAAAAGAAAATATTATTATTAATTATATTATTAATTACTGCTTTATTGTTAGTAGTTGGATGCAACAAGAAAGAAGAAGTTAAAGAAACAGAAAATAGAACTGTTGTTGATATGGCAGGAAGAAGTGTAGAAATACCTGCAAATGTTGAAAAAATTTATGCAACAGGTACATTAGGAACAATTTTGATACAGACATTGGCACCGGAGAGCATTGCAGGATTAAACAGCGAAATGTCAGAAATGGAATTAAAGTATTTAGGAGATACAAACAAGGCTACTCCTGTGTTGGGCTCTTGGAAAGGAACTCAGTATAATGGCAATATTGAAGAGTTTTTAATGGTAAAACCTGATGTAATAATTAACATGGGAGATGTTTCAGAAGCTTATATATCTGATACAGAAGAAATTGAAAAACAAACAGGCATACCAGTATTAATGGTAGATGGAAGTATTGATAAAACAGCTGAAGCATATACCTTTCTTGGAGAAATATTGAATAAGGAAGATAGAGCAAAGAAACTATCAGATTATTTCACTAAAACAATGAGTAATGTAAAGGGAGTTATTAACAATATCCCCGAAGAAAAAAGAGTAAAAGTATATTATGCAATGGGGCCTAAAGGTCTTGAAACTGAACTTAGAGGGACTATTAATTCTGAAATAATTGAAATTGCAGGTGGTTTAAATGTTGCCAGCAGTAACTGGAAGTCAGAATCAAGAAGAATTCAGGTTTCATTGGAGCAAGTAATTCTTGAAAACCCTGATGTGGTTATTATTAGTATCGATGGCGACAGTAATCATCAAGTTTATAAGGATATAACAAATAGTAGTAGCTGGGGTGTTATTAATGCTGTTAATGATGGAAAAGTTTATGAAATACCCGGTATTCCATATGATTGGATAAATAGACCGCCTTCTGTAAACAGAATTATAGGAATTAAATGGCTTGCTAATATACTTTATCCTGATAAATATGAAATTGATGTTAAGCAGGAAATTAAAGATTTCTTTGAATTGTACTATTTATATGATATTACAGATGAGGAAATAGAAGAAATATTGGTCAATAGCAAGGTAAATTAA
- a CDS encoding ABC transporter ATP-binding protein: MRLNVENLTFRYNLEKTVFENISFSLGEGECLFLLGPNGIGKTTLFKVLLGILKADKGNITLGNKNISGWTRKKIAKFIGYVPQHHNPPFSYTVLEVVLMGRTPHLNRFDMPSKSDEEIALKAIESIGLSHLASKSYTNISGGERQLVLIARALTQQPKILIMDEPTSNLDYGNQFKVMNHLQTLSKMGIGVIISTHMPDHAIRYGTKAALMKGGIIHSTGDPNEVINKQNIKELYNIDSELINVQVSDENKFKVCIPY, translated from the coding sequence ATGAGATTAAATGTAGAAAATTTAACTTTTAGGTATAATTTAGAAAAGACAGTATTTGAAAATATTTCATTTTCTTTGGGTGAAGGGGAGTGCTTATTTTTGTTAGGGCCTAACGGGATAGGAAAAACAACATTATTCAAGGTGTTATTAGGAATATTGAAAGCTGACAAAGGAAATATTACATTAGGAAATAAAAATATTTCTGGTTGGACAAGGAAGAAGATTGCCAAATTTATCGGATATGTTCCGCAGCACCACAACCCTCCCTTTTCATATACAGTTTTGGAGGTTGTTTTAATGGGAAGGACACCCCACTTAAACAGATTTGATATGCCATCTAAAAGCGATGAAGAAATTGCTTTAAAAGCAATAGAAAGCATAGGACTTAGTCATTTGGCAAGCAAAAGCTATACTAATATAAGCGGAGGTGAAAGACAGCTTGTGCTAATTGCAAGAGCACTGACACAACAACCCAAAATACTAATTATGGATGAGCCAACATCTAATTTAGATTACGGTAATCAGTTCAAGGTTATGAATCATTTACAAACACTTTCAAAGATGGGCATAGGTGTTATAATTTCTACCCATATGCCTGATCATGCAATTCGATACGGAACCAAGGCAGCGCTTATGAAGGGTGGTATTATTCATTCGACAGGTGACCCTAATGAAGTTATTAATAAACAAAACATCAAAGAATTGTATAATATTGATTCTGAATTAATTAACGTACAGGTTAGTGACGAAAATAAATTTAAAGTATGTATTCCTTATTAA
- a CDS encoding FecCD family ABC transporter permease, with protein MNDILKKYKYGIMVITIIFLCVISLTLGKFPITYNDIYEIMSVSFFGKDYAINSAMETVLFDVRLPRILAAVIIGGSLSVSGAAYQGIFNNPLVSPDILGATAGASLGAAIGIIFSWSIIGIQINSFITGILAVAVTWFVSTKVRQNNQVLVLVLSGMLVGTIFNSFVSLIKYIADPYNKLPAINFWLLGSLTAIDMEDILILLTINLLSLIPLYFMRWNLNVLSFGDEEAQTLGIDTNKIRLIIVLFSTLLTASSVAVCGTIGWIGLVIPHLARNIAGPNYKVLLPSSFFMGGAFLLIVDTISRTIFSIEFPIGIITSLIGAPFYLWLLARSRRGWK; from the coding sequence ATGAACGATATTTTAAAAAAATATAAATATGGAATAATGGTGATTACAATAATATTTTTATGTGTAATTTCCTTAACATTAGGGAAATTTCCAATTACCTACAATGATATATATGAAATTATGTCAGTAAGTTTTTTCGGAAAAGACTATGCAATAAATTCTGCAATGGAAACAGTTTTGTTTGATGTAAGGCTACCACGTATTTTAGCAGCAGTAATAATAGGAGGTTCTCTATCTGTTTCAGGAGCAGCATATCAAGGTATATTTAACAATCCGTTGGTATCACCGGATATATTGGGAGCCACTGCAGGTGCATCTTTAGGTGCTGCCATAGGAATTATATTTTCATGGAGTATAATAGGGATACAAATAAATTCGTTTATAACAGGTATTTTGGCTGTGGCTGTAACATGGTTTGTAAGCACTAAAGTAAGACAAAATAATCAAGTGCTTGTATTGGTACTTTCAGGAATGCTTGTTGGAACAATTTTCAATTCTTTTGTATCTCTTATAAAATATATAGCAGACCCTTATAATAAATTGCCTGCAATTAATTTCTGGCTGCTTGGGAGCTTGACGGCAATAGATATGGAAGATATTTTAATTTTATTAACTATAAATTTATTATCTTTAATTCCTTTATATTTTATGAGATGGAATCTCAATGTTTTATCCTTTGGAGATGAAGAAGCGCAAACATTAGGAATTGATACCAATAAAATAAGACTAATAATAGTATTGTTCTCAACACTGCTCACTGCATCCTCGGTAGCTGTTTGCGGTACAATAGGTTGGATAGGATTGGTTATACCGCATTTGGCGAGAAATATAGCAGGACCTAATTACAAAGTATTATTGCCTTCTTCATTTTTCATGGGCGGAGCATTTTTGTTAATAGTTGATACAATATCACGTACCATATTTTCTATAGAGTTTCCCATAGGGATAATTACATCACTTATAGGTGCACCCTTTTATCTATGGCTATTGGCACGATCAAGGAGAGGTTGGAAATGA
- a CDS encoding 4Fe-4S binding protein, with protein MAGIMDVVGIINNLDYRPKYERVKCIKNISPKASCNICEEVCSKKAVKINKKGITISESCNFCNECVSHCPTNALVDTGRKFMGADKKIYLLCNKHKLNENINNNSRIECLNFLSTKILLNIYNNGFREIHTNLNKCDNCQRSHNLQIELDRTNIILNNLNLPPMSVHNEDVENLVEYVKEAEKIKKDTPIDRRSFFKHMAKDLFGKTYEIAPPAIRVQFWRSTGQILQKWQQNNENKLSVYLVDIDKDRCIQCKACMKMCTHNVWEENNDTIVFRTYLCTGCNLCKDICPTKAIDIRENFEIINETIFFNTKKECISCKKEFFASITETDVCPTCTWKNTKK; from the coding sequence ATGGCTGGAATTATGGATGTAGTTGGAATAATAAATAATTTAGATTATAGGCCAAAGTACGAGCGAGTAAAGTGCATAAAGAACATTTCTCCTAAGGCAAGCTGCAATATATGTGAAGAGGTTTGCAGTAAAAAGGCTGTAAAAATTAATAAAAAGGGAATAACCATAAGTGAAAGCTGTAACTTTTGCAATGAATGTGTTTCTCATTGTCCGACTAATGCATTAGTAGATACAGGCAGAAAGTTTATGGGAGCAGATAAAAAAATTTATTTGCTATGCAACAAGCATAAGCTTAATGAGAACATAAACAATAATTCACGAATTGAGTGCTTGAATTTTTTAAGCACTAAAATTTTATTAAATATATATAATAACGGCTTCAGAGAGATTCATACAAATTTAAATAAATGCGATAATTGTCAAAGAAGCCATAATCTGCAAATAGAATTAGATAGAACAAACATAATACTCAATAATTTAAACTTACCACCTATGTCAGTGCATAATGAAGATGTGGAAAATTTAGTTGAATATGTTAAGGAAGCAGAAAAGATAAAAAAGGATACTCCGATTGACAGAAGAAGCTTCTTTAAACATATGGCAAAGGATTTATTCGGTAAAACATATGAAATAGCACCACCTGCCATTAGGGTTCAGTTCTGGCGCTCGACAGGACAAATCCTACAAAAATGGCAGCAAAACAATGAAAACAAATTATCTGTTTATTTAGTTGATATAGATAAGGACAGATGCATTCAGTGCAAAGCATGCATGAAAATGTGCACCCATAATGTTTGGGAGGAAAACAACGATACAATTGTATTCAGAACATATTTATGTACCGGTTGCAATTTATGCAAAGATATTTGTCCAACAAAAGCAATTGACATAAGAGAAAATTTTGAAATAATAAATGAAACAATCTTTTTCAATACAAAAAAGGAATGTATATCTTGCAAAAAAGAATTCTTTGCATCTATTACAGAAACCGACGTTTGTCCGACTTGTACATGGAAGAACACAAAAAAATAA
- the tatC gene encoding twin-arginine translocase subunit TatC — translation MSKRAVKKKDKKPSGEMGIIEHLSELRKRIFVIVIVFLTVAVVGFNFCDDLVALLVDKAKEIGYQMVYIAPGELFSQYIRLAIVGGLVLSSPVILFEVWLFVKPALMKKEKTTMFLSLLAGLICFLLGTLFAYFVVVPVTLTFFISVDQNHSIQPTITIQNFVSFVLTTLITFGAIFEMPVVTILLSELGLLKTEWLIKSRKAVIVVIFIIGAIITPPDIISQILVALPMILLFEISVLISRVIRKRKRDNEDDED, via the coding sequence GTGAGTAAAAGAGCTGTTAAGAAAAAAGATAAAAAGCCCAGTGGCGAAATGGGTATAATTGAGCATCTAAGTGAATTAAGAAAAAGAATATTTGTCATTGTTATTGTCTTTTTAACCGTAGCAGTTGTTGGTTTTAATTTTTGTGATGATTTAGTGGCGCTGCTTGTAGATAAAGCAAAAGAAATCGGTTATCAAATGGTTTATATTGCACCGGGTGAATTGTTTTCACAATACATTAGATTGGCAATAGTTGGCGGCCTTGTTTTATCATCGCCAGTTATTTTGTTTGAAGTTTGGCTTTTTGTAAAACCTGCTCTTATGAAAAAAGAAAAAACGACTATGTTTTTGTCACTTTTAGCAGGCTTGATTTGCTTTTTGTTAGGTACATTATTTGCTTATTTCGTTGTAGTGCCGGTTACATTGACATTTTTCATTAGTGTAGATCAAAATCATTCTATTCAACCAACTATAACAATACAGAATTTTGTAAGCTTTGTATTGACTACTCTTATTACATTTGGAGCTATTTTTGAGATGCCGGTTGTTACAATTCTGTTAAGTGAATTGGGATTGTTAAAAACTGAATGGCTTATTAAGAGCCGCAAGGCAGTAATTGTTGTTATATTTATAATTGGTGCAATTATTACACCGCCTGATATTATTTCACAAATATTAGTTGCATTACCAATGATTTTGTTATTTGAAATCAGTGTATTAATTAGCAGAGTTATAAGAAAAAGAAAGAGAGATAATGAAGATGATGAAGATTAA
- a CDS encoding Sec-independent protein translocase subunit TatA/TatB, whose amino-acid sequence MFGKIGTQELLVIFAIVLVIFGPKQLPKLGKTFGKTIKGFKDGIDDGNEEDSNTEEN is encoded by the coding sequence ATGTTTGGAAAAATTGGAACACAGGAATTATTAGTAATATTTGCTATTGTTTTAGTAATATTTGGACCAAAGCAGTTACCTAAGTTAGGAAAAACTTTCGGAAAAACTATTAAAGGTTTTAAAGATGGTATAGATGATGGTAATGAAGAGGATTCAAATACAGAAGAAAACTAA
- a CDS encoding twin-arginine translocase TatA/TatE family subunit, whose product MKIGTSELVVIFVVALLVLGPDKVPKYAKKAGKFLSSIKVYADKLSEDINESVVEPMEEIKKPLKKAVEPLKKISNDANKPIKDIKKSVNDIGKLQKKEENVISVAEELKENTSAVITETQESLSQETEIVQEN is encoded by the coding sequence TTGAAAATCGGCACATCAGAATTAGTGGTAATTTTCGTAGTGGCATTGTTGGTGCTTGGACCGGACAAGGTTCCAAAGTATGCAAAAAAGGCTGGGAAATTCCTGAGTTCGATTAAGGTTTATGCTGACAAGCTGTCAGAAGATATTAATGAGAGTGTTGTAGAACCGATGGAAGAAATTAAAAAGCCCCTTAAAAAAGCCGTTGAACCATTGAAAAAAATTTCGAATGATGCTAATAAACCTATCAAGGATATTAAAAAATCCGTAAATGATATTGGAAAACTTCAAAAGAAGGAAGAAAATGTTATTTCGGTAGCTGAAGAATTAAAAGAAAATACTTCAGCGGTTATCACGGAAACACAAGAAAGTTTATCGCAAGAAACAGAAATTGTTCAAGAAAATTAA